The following are from one region of the Bacillota bacterium genome:
- a CDS encoding IS3 family transposase, producing the protein IDIFKYIETYYNTKRIHSALDWLSPVQFEIQNS; encoded by the coding sequence ATTGATATTTTCAAATATATTGAAACCTATTATAACACGAAGCGCATTCATTCTGCTCTGGATTGGCTTAGCCCCGTTCAGTTTGAAATACAAAATTCTTAA